From Candidatus Limnocylindria bacterium, the proteins below share one genomic window:
- the gcvH gene encoding glycine cleavage system protein GcvH produces MSAVPDDLRYSKEHEWVRLEGDTATIGITHFAQEQLGDVVFVELPEKSASVRQFASLGVVESVKAASDIYSPISGEVVERNVKVIEKPELVNTSPYEQGWLVKVKLADKGEINKLLSAQDYRAHIGETAGAGGD; encoded by the coding sequence GTGAGCGCCGTTCCCGACGACCTGCGCTATTCGAAGGAGCACGAGTGGGTGCGCCTGGAGGGCGACACGGCGACGATCGGTATCACGCATTTCGCACAGGAGCAGCTGGGCGACGTCGTGTTCGTCGAACTGCCCGAGAAGAGCGCGAGTGTCCGCCAGTTCGCGAGCCTCGGCGTCGTCGAGTCGGTCAAGGCCGCATCCGACATCTACAGCCCGATCTCCGGCGAAGTGGTCGAGCGCAACGTGAAGGTCATCGAGAAGCCCGAGCTCGTGAACACCTCGCCCTACGAGCAGGGCTGGCTCGTGAAGGTGAAGCTCGCCGACAAAGGCGAGATCAACAAGCTCCTCTCCGCGCAGGACTACCGCGCGCACATCGGCGAGACGGCCGGCGCCGGCGGCGACTGA